Genomic DNA from Segatella copri:
CTATATTACAAGACATTCATATCATACTCTTCTTATAATATAATAAGGTGGAATTGTTAACAATACGTTAAAGTATAAAAATAATTGCCCAAAAGTTTGGAAGTTATCGCAGAAAAGCATACCTTTGCAGTGTTCTATTGAAGTAGTACACTAAAACATTAAAGATTATGATACAGATTAAAGACATTGATTTCAGATACCCAGGTAGCAAGCACCTTGTATTTAGAGATTTCTCTTTGGAACTCAAGGAGAACAACATTTATGGCTTGCTCGGTAAGAATGGTACAGGCAAGAGCACCCTGCTCTACCTCATCAGCGGATTGCTCCGCCAGCAACAAGGTACCATTCTCGTGGATGGCATTTCGGCACAAGATCGCAGAGCCGAGATGCTGAAGGACATCTTCATGGTGCCCGAAGAGTTTGAACTGCCCAACGTTTCCCTCGCCACCTACGTGAAGATGAACCAGGGATTCTATCCAAACTTCTCGCAGGAAGTGCTGGACCGTTGCCTCAAGGATTTTGATTTACCACTCTCTCTCAAGTTGAACGAACTCTCGATGGGACAGAAGAAGAAGGTATTCATGAGTTTCGCACTCGCCACGGGTACCCGCTTTCTTCTGATGGACGAGCCAACCAATGGTCTCGACATCCCATCGAAGAGCCAGTTCCGTAAGGTCATCGCCAACAACATGACGGAAGACCGCACCCTCATCATCTCAACGCATCAGGTGCACGATGTAGAGTCGCTGCTCGACCACATCATCATCATGAACCAGAGCCAGCTTCTGCTCGACACTTCGGTTTCAGACATCTGCGAGAAATACACCTTCGAATACCGCAACCCACAGGAAATGGACGATACCGTGCTCTACGCCGAGCCAACCCTGCAGGGTAATGCCGCCATCTGCAAGCGACAGGAGGGTGAGCAGGAAACACAGATGAACCTGGAGTTGCTCTTCAATGCAGTAATTAATGGAAAATTAAACGATTAAAAATTAGACGATTATGAAAAAGAATCTCGATTTAAATAGATTAGGAATGGTTATCCGTTGGGATGTATTAAACAACTGGACCTATAATTTGGGAATCATTGCAGGACTCGCCATCTGTTTTTCAATTGCAAACATCATCCGGCTTTACAGAATTAGTGGCTTTATTGCAGCATCCCATGAACTAGATGCCATGACCGACAGTTATAAGGAATCCGCATATATGTTCTTTGGATTCATTTCTTTTATGGTCATTTACGTATTGGCATCTTGCATCTTCAGAAATATGAAGACCAAGTTACAGCGCGAAAGTTTCCTGATGATTCCTGCCACTAACCTGGAAAAATATGTGGCTCGATACCTGGTTGTTACCGTTGGTGGTCTTGTGACTTTGCTAGGAGCCTTGGTCATTTCAGATATTATCCAGCTCATCTTTAGCTTTTTCATCACTCCAGGCTTCCATATCAGCCTTACATGGCCAGTACTCAGCCACACCATTTTTGCCCTTTCACCAATAGACAATTCTTGGCAAACAATTCTGGCAGTCTACTCCTTCCTGATATTTGCCCATTCCTTCGCAACCCTGGGAGGAGCCTTCTACCGTAAGTTTCCTGTGCTTCTGACAGCATGTACGGGATTGGCACTTTGTCTGATTTTGGGTTATATTATCAACGAACTGGGTGAAGCCGGATGGCTTGATTTCGTAGGAACCTTGCACATCGAAGAGGGTTCTTCTGCTCAATATTGTGCTGTATTCACCTCGTCTGCAGTATTTCTTGCTTTGGCTGCCTTCAACTATTGGGCATCCTACAAGCTCTTCACCCGCATGCAGGTTATCTGCAACAAGTGGATCAACATCTAAGAATTAAAATTTGAAGATTGTGAATTTCAGTAATGATAAAGCAATATACGTACAGATAGCCGAGCGATTGAGCGATGAGATTCTGGCGGGCAAGTACAAGGAAGACGAACGAATACCGAGCGTCAGGGAATACGCCGTGCTGCTGGAGGTAAATGCCAACACAGCCGTGAAGGCATACGATCTGCTTGCCACCGATGAGATTATCTACAACAAGCGAGGCCTGGGCTATTTTGTTTCCGCAGGAGCCAAGAAGCAGATCAAGAAAACCCGCAAAAAGGAGTTTATGAAAGAAAGACTCCCGGAACTCGCCCGACAAATGCAGCTTCTCGACATCTCCATCGATGAAGTGAAGGAAGAGTTGGAGAAGAATCTCAAAAAGATAAAGATATGATGACACTATTCATCCTCAAATATATATTTATAGCTTCTGTCTTTGCCTTATATATAATAAGGTGTATGTAATAACGTTTTAAAAAAGAGTTACGCTTGCAACTTTCTGAAAGTTGCAAGCGTCTAATGGTTTAAATTGATATCCATAAAACGAAAGTAATATGTCATTAATTCATCTAAAAGACGTCAATAAGACCTACCAGGGTGCTCAGCCACTCCATGTGCTGAAGGGCATCGACCTCGACATCGAACGTGGCGAGTTCGTCAGCATCATGGGTGCTTCCGGCTCGGGAAAATCCACCTTATTAAATATATTGGGTATTCTCGACAACTACGATACGGGCGAATACCGACTCAATGATGTGCTCATCAAAGGCCTCTCGGAAACCCGTGCTGCCGAATACCGCAACAAGATGATAGGCTTCATCTTCCAGTCGTTCAACCTCATCTCGTTCAAGACAGCGGTGGAAAACGTGGAACTTCCACTCTTCTACCAGGGCGTGAGCCGCAAGAAGCGCCACGAACTGGCAATGGAATATCTCGAAAAACTGGGCTTGAAGCAATGGGCCAACCATTATCCTAACGAGATGTCGGGAGGACAGAAGCAGCGTGTAGCCATCGCCCGTGCCCTCATCACCAAACCCGAAATCATCCTTGCCGATGAGCCTACCGGAGCCCTAGACTCCAAAACGAGCGTGGAAGTGATGGACCTGTTGAAGGAACTGCACCAGAAAGAGGGAATGACCATCGTGGTGGTAACCCACGAAAGCGGTGTTGCCAACGAGACCGATAAGGTTATCCATATCAAGGACGGACTCATCGGAAGCATCGAAGACAACAGAGACCATCATCTCGTATCGAAAGACTACGTGAAATAACTTTGAACTTGGAACATGAGAGAATTAATCAAAGAAATATGGAGCACGTCGAAGCGCAACAAACTCCGCACTTCGCTCACGGGATTTGCCGTTGCCTGGGGAATCTTCATGCTGATATTCCTGCTGGGCGCCGGCAACGGACTGATTAATGCCCAGTTGCAGCAAAGCACCCGATTCCTTGCCAACTCCATGCGAGTATTCCCGGGCGAAACCTCCAAGGCTTACAAGGGACTGAAGGAAGGCAGAAGCATCACGCTCAACGACAAGGATATCCTCATCAGCAACAAGACCTACGGCCAGTACGTGGATGATGTGGGTGGAAGACTGGAACAGTATAACGTGAACATCAACTATGGTGATAATTATGTGGCAAGCCAGTCATTGGTGGGTGTGGCTCCTACACATCCCAAAATCGACAAGACGGAGCTGATTGCCGGACGATTCATCAACGAAATCGATATGAAGGAGCAGCGCAAGAATGTAGTGCTGAGCCGAAGCCAGGCCAAGGAACTCTGCAAAGACTACCGTTCGCTGGTGGGCAAGAACGTAAAGATCAGCAACCTCAACTTCCAGGTGGTGGGAATCTACAAGGATGATGAATCGCGCAATAATACCGAAGCCTTCATCGCCTACTCCACCATAAAGACCATCTACGCCAAGGGCGATGATGCGGGAAGTCTAGAGTTTACCATCAAGAACCTGAAGACCAAGGAAGATAACGAGAAGTTTGAGAAGAACTACCGCGCCAGCATCAACAATAACCATCAGGCAGCACCTGATGACGAGCGAACCATCTGGCTCTG
This window encodes:
- a CDS encoding ATP-binding cassette domain-containing protein, which translates into the protein MIQIKDIDFRYPGSKHLVFRDFSLELKENNIYGLLGKNGTGKSTLLYLISGLLRQQQGTILVDGISAQDRRAEMLKDIFMVPEEFELPNVSLATYVKMNQGFYPNFSQEVLDRCLKDFDLPLSLKLNELSMGQKKKVFMSFALATGTRFLLMDEPTNGLDIPSKSQFRKVIANNMTEDRTLIISTHQVHDVESLLDHIIIMNQSQLLLDTSVSDICEKYTFEYRNPQEMDDTVLYAEPTLQGNAAICKRQEGEQETQMNLELLFNAVINGKLND
- a CDS encoding GntR family transcriptional regulator, producing the protein MNFSNDKAIYVQIAERLSDEILAGKYKEDERIPSVREYAVLLEVNANTAVKAYDLLATDEIIYNKRGLGYFVSAGAKKQIKKTRKKEFMKERLPELARQMQLLDISIDEVKEELEKNLKKIKI
- a CDS encoding ABC transporter ATP-binding protein gives rise to the protein MSLIHLKDVNKTYQGAQPLHVLKGIDLDIERGEFVSIMGASGSGKSTLLNILGILDNYDTGEYRLNDVLIKGLSETRAAEYRNKMIGFIFQSFNLISFKTAVENVELPLFYQGVSRKKRHELAMEYLEKLGLKQWANHYPNEMSGGQKQRVAIARALITKPEIILADEPTGALDSKTSVEVMDLLKELHQKEGMTIVVVTHESGVANETDKVIHIKDGLIGSIEDNRDHHLVSKDYVK
- a CDS encoding ABC transporter permease encodes the protein MRELIKEIWSTSKRNKLRTSLTGFAVAWGIFMLIFLLGAGNGLINAQLQQSTRFLANSMRVFPGETSKAYKGLKEGRSITLNDKDILISNKTYGQYVDDVGGRLEQYNVNINYGDNYVASQSLVGVAPTHPKIDKTELIAGRFINEIDMKEQRKNVVLSRSQAKELCKDYRSLVGKNVKISNLNFQVVGIYKDDESRNNTEAFIAYSTIKTIYAKGDDAGSLEFTIKNLKTKEDNEKFEKNYRASINNNHQAAPDDERTIWLWNRYMDNIQMNQGIAIMQTALWIVGLFTLLSGIVGVSNIMLITVKERTREFGVRKAIGAKPWSILKLIITESIIITSFFGYIGMVCGVAANEIMDATIGHTTVDTGLFKAAMFVNPTVGIGTCIGATITIVIAGTIAGLIPAIKAARIRPIEALRAE